The following DNA comes from Phytohabitans rumicis.
TCGAAGCGCAGCGCCTCGTCGTCGCGCATCACCTGGCAGACCTCGGCGATCCGCTCCGGCTTGATGTGCAGGGTCAGCTCGTCCCGGTGAACGACCACCTTCTCGATCGCGTCGTGCAGGCCCGGGAAGGCTTCGGCCAGCGCGTCGTACACGTCGTCGAAGTAGCTCCCGTACGGCCGCGGCGCGCCCACCGGCTGGTCCCGGTGGCGTATCAGGCCACCGAAGCCGGACGTGTCACCGGAGCCGTGGATGCCGAACATGCCCTGGTCGATCTCGCTCACCAGCGACCTCCGCCCTGCAAGTGCCTCTCCTCTTGCATCCACTTCTCGATGCGGAGCTGCTCCTCGCGGCCCTCGAGCACCGCCTGCGTCCACTCGGCGCGCTTGGCCTTGTCCGAGCGGTACGACGACGGCATCGACCCGGGCGCGACCGCCGGCACGTCGCCGCGGGCGATCCGAGCCTCCAGCATCTTGCGGCCGTTGGCGCCGAGCGGCTCGTACATGATCTTCTCGCGCAGCTTGAGGATCGCGTCGATCAGCATCTCGGGCCGCGGCGGGCAGCCGGGCAGGTACATGTCGACCGGTACGACGTGGTCGACGCCCTGCACGATCGCGTAGTTGTTGAACATCCCGCCGCTGCTCGCGCACACGCCCATCGACAGCACCCAGCGGGGCTCCGCCATCTGGTCGTAGATCTGCCGGAGCACCGGGGCCATCTTCTGGCTCACCCGGCCCGCCACGATCATCAGGTCGGCCTGGCGGGGCGAGGCCCGGAAGACCTCCATGCCCCAGCGGCCCAGGTCGTAGTGCGGAGCGCCGGCGGCCATCATCTCGATCGCGCAGCACGCCAACCCGAAGGTGGCGCCCCACGTCGACGTCTTACGAGTCCAGTTGACCAGCTTCTCGACGCTGGTCAGCAGGATGCCGCTCGGCAGCTTCTCTTCGATTCCCATGACGCCTCAGACCTCAGTCCCAGTCCAGCCCGCCACGCCGCCAAACGTAGGCGTACGCGATGAAGACCGTCCCAATGAACAGCAGCATCTCCACGAACCCGAAGAGGCCGAGCGCGTCGAACGACACGGCCCACGGGTACAGGAAGATGATTTCGATGTCGAAGACGATGAAGAGCATCGCCGTCAGGTAGAACTTGATCGGGATCTTTCCGCCGCCGATCGGCTCGGGCGACGGCTCGATGCCGCACTCGTACGCGGCGAGCTTGGCCTTGTTGAAGCGGCGCGGGCCGAGGATCGGCGCGATCGCGACCGACATGACCGCGAACGCGGCGGCCAGCCCGAAGAGCCCGATGATCGGTATGTAAGGCGAGAGCGACATCGTCTTGCCTGCCCGTCCTTCCCTGACCTGCTCCAAAGTCAATTCACACTATTCACACGCTGGTGACGTCAGACGGCGGGGGCCACCCTGGTCATCGCGTTGATGATGCGGTCCATCGCGTCGCCGCCCCGCGGATCGGTCAGGTTGGCCAGCAGCTTGAGCACGAACCGCATCAGCGTCGGGTGCGGCATGCCGTGCTTCGTGGCGATCCGCATGACCTGCGGGTTGCCGATCAGCTTCACGAAGATGTTGCCGAGCCGGTAGTACCCGCCGTACCGGGCCTTGAGCTCGGCCGGGTAGGCGGCGAGCGCCCGCTCCCGGGCCGGGCCGACGGGTCGGGACAGCGCCTGCACCGCCACCTCGGCGGCCAGCTCGCCGGACTCCATCGCGTACGCGATCCCTTCGCCGTTGAAGGGGTTGACCATGCCGCCGGAGTCGCCGACGAGCAGCACGCCCCGGGTGTAGTGCGGCACCCGGTTGAAGCCCATCGGCAGCGCCGCGCCCAGGATCGGGCCGTCGGCGTTGGCCTCGTCGGCCATGCCCCACTCCGGCGGGGTGCTGCCGAGCCAGTCGACCAGCAGCCGCCGGTAGTTGGTCTTGCCGAACGCGGCCGACGAGTTGAGCACGCCCAGCCCGACGTTGACCCGGCCATCGCCCATGCCGAAGATCCAGCCGTACCCGGGAAGGAGCTTTTCGCCCGCCTCCCGGCTGCGCAGCTCCAGCCAGGACTCCAGGTAGTCGTCGTCGTGGCGCAGCGGCGAGTGGTAGTACCGCCGGACCGCGACCCCGATCGGCCGGTCTTCGCGCTTGGCGAGGCCCATGGCGAGCGGGAACCGGCCGGAGACGCCGTCGGCGGCGATGGTGAGCGGCGCGCGGAACGTCAGCTCCTCGCCGCCTTCCCCTTCCGCGACCACGCCGACGGTCCGCCCGGCCTCGTCGAGCAGCGGGCCGGTCACGTTGGTCTTGGTGTGCAGCACCGCGCCGGCCTTGACCGCCTGCTTGACCAGCATGTCGTCGAAGTCCAGCCGGGTGCGCACGAGCCCGTAGTCGGGGAAGCTGGCCAGATCCGGCCAGTCCAGCTCCAGCCGTACGCCCCCGCCGATCACGCGCAGGCCCTTGTTGCGCAGCCAACCGTTTTCCGGGCTGGTATCGATGCCTAGCTTGATGATCTGCTTGACCGCGCGGGGGGTGAGGCCGTCGCCGCAGACCTTCTCCCGGGGGAACTCGGTCTTCTCCAGCAACAGCACCCGCAGACCGTGCTGCGCCAGGTGATACGCCGTGGTGGAACCACCCGGACCGGCGCCCACGACGATGACGTCGGCTTCGTCGGTCACGGTTCCACCTCCGCTCGGGGCCGCTAGTGAAATGCTTCACAAGCGTTTCCGGTTGGAGTCTAGAACCGCGGAAGACCCCGCTGCGGGTTAGGCAACCCTAAGCCCGGCAGCCCACCCCCGCTTTCCGTCGATCAAGGGCAAACGGCCGTGCTTTGATCTCTAAACCACGGCCGTTTGCCCTTGATCGAGACGAAAGTCCTTGATCGACGGGTCCGGCTAGCCGCACTCGACCTCGGGCTCGGACAGGTACGTGCTGTCGATACGCACCCCGGCTCGATCAAGCGTCGCCGTCAGGTCCGCGACGAGCTTCTGCGCCGCCTCCGGATCCTCCGCGGCGAGCCGCTGAATCTGCGCGATCATGCTTGAGATCTCTTCGGTCTCAACCAACATGTGGCGCAGCTTACACCCGTTATGCCCGAATTGTCGGCACCCTCGCCGGACCGTCCCCGTTGATCATGAAGTTGTCCGCAGCAGGGAGCGCTCTCCGCGCCGCTAGCTTCATGATCACCGGCGGGTGGCGCGGTGGAGGGCGACGATGCCGCCGGTCAGGTTGCGCCAACCCACAGCCGTCCAGCCCGTCGCGGCGATGCGGGTGGCCAGGTCGGGTTGGTTGGGCCAGGCGCGGATGGACTCGGCCAGGTAGACGTACGCGTCCGGGTTGCTCGACACCCGCCGGGCCACCGCCGGCAGCGAGCGCATCAGGTACGACAGGTACGCGCCCCGGAAGGCCGCGTTCGTCGGGTGGCTGAACTCACACACCACCAGGCGCCCGCCCGGCCGGGTCACCCGGGCCAGTTCGCGCAGCGCGGCATCGAGGTCGACCACGTTGCGCAGCGCGAACGAGATCGTCACCGCGTCGAACGTCTCGTCGGCGAACGGCAGCCGCAGCGCGTCGCCGGCCAGCAGCGGCACGAACGGCCGTACCCGGCGCCCGGCCTGCAGCATGCCGATCGAGATGTCCAGCCCGACGGCGTACGCCCCGGAGGCGGCCAGCTCCTGCGTTGAGACGCCGGTGCCGGCCCCACGTCCAGCACCCGCTGCCCCGGCGCGAGCGCCAGCGCCTCCCGCGTCGCCCGCCGCCAGCCACGGTCCCGGCCGAAGGAGAGGACCGTGTTGGTGAGGTCGTACCGCTGGGCCACGCCGTCGAACATGGCGGCGATCTCGTGCGGCTGCTTGTCCAGGTCTGCGCGGGTCACCGCCCCATCATCGGGTACCCGGATATGCCGCGGGCGGGGTGGTAGTCCACCCCGCCCGCGGCGGTCTTGCTCTATATAGACGACCGTCAGGCGGTCGGAACTTCGTCGTCGCCCGCTACCAGGACGACCTTGCGCCGGCGCGCCATCAGGAACAGCACGCCGCCACCGGCCAGCGCGGCCAGGCCGACGCCACCGATGAGGCCGGCCTGCACGCCGGTCAGGGGCAGCTCGCCGTCGCCACCACCGCCGCCACCGTCGGCAGCGCCGACGAAGACCGCGAACTCGGCGTCGTTGTCACCCGGGTCGACGTCGGCCGGGGGCTCCTCGTCGACCGGAGCGATCTCGAAGCTGCCGAACGACTGCGACGCCTTCGCGTCGAGCGCGGCGACCTCGGGCGGGGTGACGGCGCTGCCGCCGGTGACCTTGAGCAGGCCGCCGGTGAGCGTCACCGGGCCGGACGCGTCCTCGGACACCGTGACCGGGAGGCCGTCGCCGGCGTCGATCACGTAGCCGGGCTCGAGCACGGACTCGGGGTCCTCGCAGGTGAGGACCCGCCGGTCGGCGCTGGTCACGCACCCGTCGTAGTCCTCGGCGAAGGTCGCCTTCTCCGGCAGGGTGAGGCTCAGCGTGAGGCCCTTGACCGCCTGGTCGCCCTGGTTCGCGATCTCCCAGTAGAGCGACCCGGTCCCACCCGGCTTGATCGGGTTGCCGTCCAGGTCACGGACGTCGTACGCGATGCTCGCCAGGTCGAAGCCGCTGTCCACCACCTCGACGGGGATGGTGGCCGAGTTGTTGGTCTCGTCCGGGTCCGTCGCGGTCGACTTCACCGAGACCTTGAACGACCCGGCGGAGCCCTTGTCCACGCCGTCCTTGAGGATGATCGGGAGGCCGAAGGGAAGCGTCTCGCCCGACGCGCCGTCGCCGATCTCCAGGACGATCTCGTCCTCCGTGGCCTCGGCCACCTTCACGTTCTCGCCCTCGATGTCCTCCGCGAGGAGGTCGATCTTGTTGGGGTCCAGCCCGGAGATGTCGAACGTGATGGTGGTGTCCGTCGCCACGCCCGGTCCCGCGTTCTTGATGTCAAAGCGGAAGATCTTGAGCTCCGCACCCACAGCGATCTTGCTCGACAGCGGCTTGACCAGCACGTCTGCCTCGTCTGCGGCGAGCGCCGGTGCGGCGAACGCGCCAGCGGCGAACAGGCCCGCGGCACCGGCACCGGCGTAGGCCAGCGCACGGTTACGGAAGTTCATCAAGATGCCCCCGTGAGTGATGGGTTAAGAGAAACCAAAGGTGCGACGCGGGGACGCTAGCGTTTCGACGTCCCCACGCGCTACCCCACCGGACACGGGGTTGGAAAGATCAGGCTCGCCGTCTGGCAACCGTCGGCCGTTCGGCTGACCATTGACGCACGTCAGCGTGCCGGTACGACTACCGACTGTCAACCAGCGGGAGACTGGCGCGGGCACCGCCACCGGGCAGCGCGATCGACGAGAAGTGCGACACGACGCGGTCGTCGACCGGATCGTCGGCGGGGGTGTGGTGCACCGCCAGGTGCCGGTACAGCGTGTCGCGCTGGGCCGGGATGCGGCCGGCCGACCGGATCATCCAGATCAGCTCGTGCAGGTTGGACCGGTGCCGGGCGCCGGCCGAGGAGATGACGTTCTCCTCCAGCATGATCGAGCCGAGGTCGTCCACGCCCATGTGCAGCGAGAGCTGGCCGGCCTCCTTGCCCGTGGTGAGCCAGGACGCCTGTAGGTGCGCCACGTTGTGGAAGAAGAGCCGGGCCACCGCGATCAGCCGCAGGTACTCCAGCGTGGTGGCCTGCGTACGGCCCTTGAGGTGGTTGTTTTCCGGCTGGTACGTCCACGGGATGAACGCCCGGAACCCGCCGGTGCGGTCCTGTACGTCGCGGATCATCCGCAGGTGCTCGATGCGCTCGGCGTTGGTCTCGCCGGTGCCCATCATCATCGTCGCGGTCGACTCCACGCCGAGCCGGTGCGCCTGCTCCATGACCTCCAGCCAGCGGGCGCCGGACTCCTTGAGCGGCGCGATCGCCGTACGCGGGCGGTC
Coding sequences within:
- a CDS encoding NuoB/complex I 20 kDa subunit family protein, with product MGIEEKLPSGILLTSVEKLVNWTRKTSTWGATFGLACCAIEMMAAGAPHYDLGRWGMEVFRASPRQADLMIVAGRVSQKMAPVLRQIYDQMAEPRWVLSMGVCASSGGMFNNYAIVQGVDHVVPVDMYLPGCPPRPEMLIDAILKLREKIMYEPLGANGRKMLEARIARGDVPAVAPGSMPSSYRSDKAKRAEWTQAVLEGREEQLRIEKWMQEERHLQGGGRW
- a CDS encoding geranylgeranyl reductase family protein, which encodes MTDEADVIVVGAGPGGSTTAYHLAQHGLRVLLLEKTEFPREKVCGDGLTPRAVKQIIKLGIDTSPENGWLRNKGLRVIGGGVRLELDWPDLASFPDYGLVRTRLDFDDMLVKQAVKAGAVLHTKTNVTGPLLDEAGRTVGVVAEGEGGEELTFRAPLTIAADGVSGRFPLAMGLAKREDRPIGVAVRRYYHSPLRHDDDYLESWLELRSREAGEKLLPGYGWIFGMGDGRVNVGLGVLNSSAAFGKTNYRRLLVDWLGSTPPEWGMADEANADGPILGAALPMGFNRVPHYTRGVLLVGDSGGMVNPFNGEGIAYAMESGELAAEVAVQALSRPVGPARERALAAYPAELKARYGGYYRLGNIFVKLIGNPQVMRIATKHGMPHPTLMRFVLKLLANLTDPRGGDAMDRIINAMTRVAPAV
- a CDS encoding LPXTG cell wall anchor domain-containing protein, which encodes MNFRNRALAYAGAGAAGLFAAGAFAAPALAADEADVLVKPLSSKIAVGAELKIFRFDIKNAGPGVATDTTITFDISGLDPNKIDLLAEDIEGENVKVAEATEDEIVLEIGDGASGETLPFGLPIILKDGVDKGSAGSFKVSVKSTATDPDETNNSATIPVEVVDSGFDLASIAYDVRDLDGNPIKPGGTGSLYWEIANQGDQAVKGLTLSLTLPEKATFAEDYDGCVTSADRRVLTCEDPESVLEPGYVIDAGDGLPVTVSEDASGPVTLTGGLLKVTGGSAVTPPEVAALDAKASQSFGSFEIAPVDEEPPADVDPGDNDAEFAVFVGAADGGGGGGDGELPLTGVQAGLIGGVGLAALAGGGVLFLMARRRKVVLVAGDDEVPTA
- a CDS encoding NADH-quinone oxidoreductase subunit C, whose translation is MDAGGARGPRGAAPHREVDARGEALAGRRSLVSEIDQGMFGIHGSGDTSGFGGLIRHRDQPVGAPRPYGSYFDDVYDALAEAFPGLHDAIEKVVVHRDELTLHIKPERIAEVCQVMRDDEALRFELCSSVSGADYLGTDDRRLHVIYQLTSMTYRRRVRLEVAVSTDNPRVPSVTSVYPTADWQERETYDFFGVVFEGHPNLTRILMPDDWEGFPQRKDYPLGGVPVEYKGAEIPPPDKRRSYQ
- the mqnC gene encoding cyclic dehypoxanthinyl futalosine synthase, which produces MTARSSEIDSILQRGADGGRISPEEALLLYTEAPFHALGEAADAVRRRRYPDGIVTYLIDRNINYTNVCVTACKFCAFYRAPKHAEGWSHPMEEILRRCAEAVELGATQVMLQGGHHPEYGVEYYEELFATVKAAYPQLAIHSIGPSEILHMAKVSGVSIEEAIVRIKAAGLDSIAGAGAEMLPDRPRTAIAPLKESGARWLEVMEQAHRLGVESTATMMMGTGETNAERIEHLRMIRDVQDRTGGFRAFIPWTYQPENNHLKGRTQATTLEYLRLIAVARLFFHNVAHLQASWLTTGKEAGQLSLHMGVDDLGSIMLEENVISSAGARHRSNLHELIWMIRSAGRIPAQRDTLYRHLAVHHTPADDPVDDRVVSHFSSIALPGGGARASLPLVDSR
- a CDS encoding NADH-quinone oxidoreductase subunit A — encoded protein: MSLSPYIPIIGLFGLAAAFAVMSVAIAPILGPRRFNKAKLAAYECGIEPSPEPIGGGKIPIKFYLTAMLFIVFDIEIIFLYPWAVSFDALGLFGFVEMLLFIGTVFIAYAYVWRRGGLDWD